One Panicum virgatum strain AP13 chromosome 9K, P.virgatum_v5, whole genome shotgun sequence genomic region harbors:
- the LOC120648030 gene encoding LOW QUALITY PROTEIN: agglutinin-like (The sequence of the model RefSeq protein was modified relative to this genomic sequence to represent the inferred CDS: inserted 1 base in 1 codon; substituted 1 base at 1 genomic stop codon), producing MADTCQGNEINIQGLYLHHTCLGPNANQAAVIDGKLAANNWTVYDGPGPNAKLVARAQGLHIDAGNWHNSFSLVFENGRFSGSALQVMGIVVEXGEWAIVGGXGEFAMATVVIYKRFHQQNDDGNIMELTIKGFCPVLKGSLSFRGKIGPWGGNGGSAQDITELPKRLESVAIMSGDAIDSIKFSYIDQAGQKRTAGPWGGSGGWPHTIEIGASEIVKEISGTIGSFDGATVITSFKLVTDSQTFGPWAIENGTPFRVPVQSGSGIVGFFARAGKYLDAIGIHVQQV from the exons atgGCTGACACATGCCAGGGCAAtgagatcaacatccaaggtcTCTACCTGCACCACACCTGCCTAGGCCCAAACGCCAACCAGGCAGCGGTCATCGATGGCAAGTTAGCCGCTAACAACTGGACCGTGTACGATGGCCCAGGACCTAATGCAAAGCTTGTTGCACGGGCACAGGGCCTTCACATTGATGCTGGCAACTGGCACAATTCATTCAGCCTAGTGTTCGAGAATGGAAG GTTCAGCGGATCCGCACTACAGGTGATGGGAATAGTCGTTGAATGAGGTGAGTGGGCTATTGTTGGGG CCGGAGAGTTTGCTATGGCAACTGTAGTCATCTACAAAAGGTTTCATCAACAGAACGACGACGGAAACATTATGGAACTTACGATCAAAGGGTTCTGCCCAGTTCTCAA ggggagtctcagtttcaggggg AAGATTGGACCATGGGGTGGAAATGGAGGGTCAGCTCAGGACATCACGGAGCTACCAAAGCGCCTGGAAAGTGTCGCTATCATGAGTGGCGACGCTATTGACTCGATTAAATTTTCATACATCGACCAAGCTGGCCAGAAGCGCACTGCAGGTCCATGGGGTGGTTCTGGTGGCTGGCCTCACACG ATCGAGATTGGCGCCTCTGAGATTGTGAAGGAAATCTCAGGAACAATTGGGAGTTTTGATGGTGCGACTGTTATAACTTCATTTAAACTTGTCACCGACAGCCAGACCTTTGGGCCTTGGGCGATAGAGAACGGGACTCCATTCAGGGTACCTGTGCAGAGCGGCAGTGGCATCGTGGGATTTTTTGCGCGCGCTGGGAagtaccttgatgcgattggtATTCATGTGCAGCAAGTCTGA
- the LOC120651600 gene encoding protein GOS9-like isoform X2, with product MGELAVNNWTVFDGPGSNAKLVARAQGLHINAGDWHLSYSLVFENGSRYPGSTLQVMGTGNEKGTEWAVVGGTGELGMATGVIHKRLHEHNGDGNVFELTITGFYFLQKDQSPKAQKLESWGGSGGSPKDITEPPKRLQSISISSATVIDSIAFSYTDEAGKEQSAGPWGGAGGTLRTIQLGADEFVKEVSGTYGTFKGATVITSLKFVTNVRTWGPWGEKFGTNFGGPVKSGHGVAGFYVNADKYVDKIGLYIHPV from the exons ATGGGCGAGTTGGCCGTTAACAACTGGACTGTCTTCGACGGGCCAGGGTCTAACGCCAAGCTTGTTGCACGGGCACAGGGCCTGCACATCAATGCCGGTGACTGGCACCTTTCCTACAGCCTAGTGTTCGAGAATGGAAGCAG GTACCCAGGATCTACGCTACAGGTGATGGGGACTGGCAATGAAAAAGGAACTGAATGGGCTGTTGTTGGCGGAACCGGAGAGCTTGGTATGGCGACCGGAGTCATCCACAAAAGGCTTCATGAGCACAACGGCGACGGAAATGTTTTTGAACTTACTATCACAGGGTTCTACTTCTTGCAAAAAGACCAATCG CCTAAAGCCCAGAAGCTTGAGTCGTGGGGTGGAAGTGGAGGGTCACCAAAGGACATCACGGAGCCGCCAAAGCGCCTGCAAAGCATCAGCATCTCGAGTGCCACGGTCATCGACTCCATCGCCTTCTCTTACACTGACGAAGCTGGCAAGGAGCAGTCCGCAGGTCCATGGGGTGGTGCCGGTGGCACTCTTCGAACG ATCCAGCTTGGAGCAGATGAGTTTGTGAAGGAAGTCTCAGGAACATACGGGACGTTCAAGGGCGCCACCGTTATAACCTCGCTGAAATTTGTCACCAATGTCCGGACCTGGGGACCTTGGGGAGAGAAGTTCGGGACCAATTTCGGCGGCCCTGTGAAGAGCGGCCATGGCGTCGCAGGATTCTATGTGAACGCTGACAAGTACGTCGACAAGATTGGCCTCTACATTCACCCTGTCTAA
- the LOC120651600 gene encoding protein GOS9-like isoform X1 gives MGELAVNNWTVFDGPGSNAKLVARAQGLHINAGDWHLSYSLVFENGSRYPGSTLQVMGTGNEKGTEWAVVGGTGELGMATGVIHKRLHEHNGDGNVFELTITGFYFLQKDQSQPKAQKLESWGGSGGSPKDITEPPKRLQSISISSATVIDSIAFSYTDEAGKEQSAGPWGGAGGTLRTIQLGADEFVKEVSGTYGTFKGATVITSLKFVTNVRTWGPWGEKFGTNFGGPVKSGHGVAGFYVNADKYVDKIGLYIHPV, from the exons ATGGGCGAGTTGGCCGTTAACAACTGGACTGTCTTCGACGGGCCAGGGTCTAACGCCAAGCTTGTTGCACGGGCACAGGGCCTGCACATCAATGCCGGTGACTGGCACCTTTCCTACAGCCTAGTGTTCGAGAATGGAAGCAG GTACCCAGGATCTACGCTACAGGTGATGGGGACTGGCAATGAAAAAGGAACTGAATGGGCTGTTGTTGGCGGAACCGGAGAGCTTGGTATGGCGACCGGAGTCATCCACAAAAGGCTTCATGAGCACAACGGCGACGGAAATGTTTTTGAACTTACTATCACAGGGTTCTACTTCTTGCAAAAAGACCAATCG CAGCCTAAAGCCCAGAAGCTTGAGTCGTGGGGTGGAAGTGGAGGGTCACCAAAGGACATCACGGAGCCGCCAAAGCGCCTGCAAAGCATCAGCATCTCGAGTGCCACGGTCATCGACTCCATCGCCTTCTCTTACACTGACGAAGCTGGCAAGGAGCAGTCCGCAGGTCCATGGGGTGGTGCCGGTGGCACTCTTCGAACG ATCCAGCTTGGAGCAGATGAGTTTGTGAAGGAAGTCTCAGGAACATACGGGACGTTCAAGGGCGCCACCGTTATAACCTCGCTGAAATTTGTCACCAATGTCCGGACCTGGGGACCTTGGGGAGAGAAGTTCGGGACCAATTTCGGCGGCCCTGTGAAGAGCGGCCATGGCGTCGCAGGATTCTATGTGAACGCTGACAAGTACGTCGACAAGATTGGCCTCTACATTCACCCTGTCTAA